A single genomic interval of Lacrimispora sphenoides JCM 1415 harbors:
- a CDS encoding PTS sugar transporter subunit IIC, with protein MDKLMNWLQDTIIPPLSRLGNQRHLVAVRNGLTLTLPAIISGSIFLIIGNIPIESWTNFLAPYEDMINAAVGVSFGIISLLAAIGIGYELSKSYDLDAISGAGLSVMAFITTQLSDGFVIDPAGFDSTGLFTAIIAGIVTTEIYHFCIKKNWVFKLPEGVPPAVSNSFVSLIPAMLILVLFWTIRVPLHFNITEFIQSIFSPLLHALNSLPGILLYTFLVSLLWCAGIHGDMTLEGVADPIFLAFVAANASAYAKGEALPYITASGFSSLFVNVGGTGATLTLVLLMIFSKSKTYKELGKVALPGSIFEINEPVIFGFPIIMNPLMMIPFILIPLVLAASSYFLMSIGLVGRPIMMVPWTMPPIIGPLMATGWDIRAAIWSALEIVIAIVIYMPFFKIAEKQMLENENHTLETTDIEVNGVAEN; from the coding sequence ACACAATTATACCGCCATTGTCAAGATTGGGGAATCAAAGACATTTGGTAGCGGTACGTAATGGTTTAACGTTAACGTTACCGGCAATCATAAGCGGAAGCATTTTTCTTATCATAGGGAATATTCCAATTGAAAGCTGGACTAATTTTTTAGCACCTTATGAAGACATGATTAATGCTGCCGTCGGTGTTTCGTTTGGCATTATTTCACTTTTAGCAGCAATTGGAATCGGTTACGAGCTAAGTAAAAGTTATGACCTTGATGCTATTTCCGGTGCGGGCTTGTCGGTAATGGCTTTTATTACCACTCAGCTTTCAGACGGCTTTGTCATTGATCCTGCAGGCTTTGATTCTACGGGACTATTTACAGCAATTATTGCGGGAATTGTTACGACTGAAATTTATCATTTCTGCATTAAAAAGAATTGGGTATTTAAACTGCCTGAGGGTGTGCCGCCGGCAGTAAGTAATTCCTTTGTATCTTTGATTCCTGCAATGCTGATTTTAGTGCTGTTCTGGACAATTCGTGTTCCGCTGCATTTTAATATTACTGAATTCATTCAAAGTATCTTTTCGCCGTTGCTTCATGCATTAAATAGTTTACCTGGTATTTTGCTCTACACATTTTTAGTAAGTTTATTGTGGTGTGCAGGAATCCATGGAGACATGACATTAGAAGGTGTTGCAGATCCAATATTTTTAGCCTTTGTTGCAGCAAATGCTTCTGCATATGCCAAAGGAGAAGCACTTCCTTATATCACTGCATCAGGTTTTTCCAGCTTATTTGTTAATGTGGGCGGAACAGGGGCTACATTAACCTTAGTTCTTCTGATGATTTTCTCAAAATCAAAAACTTATAAGGAATTGGGAAAGGTGGCTCTGCCGGGTTCGATTTTTGAAATAAATGAGCCGGTAATTTTCGGGTTTCCGATTATCATGAACCCACTGATGATGATTCCTTTCATTTTGATTCCGTTAGTATTGGCTGCCAGCAGTTATTTTCTTATGTCCATTGGATTGGTTGGCAGACCGATAATGATGGTTCCCTGGACCATGCCCCCGATTATTGGACCTTTAATGGCCACTGGCTGGGATATAAGAGCCGCAATCTGGTCTGCACTTGAAATTGTCATTGCTATTGTTATTTATATGCCATTTTTCAAGATTGCTGAAAAACAAATGTTGGAGAATGAAAATCACACACTTGAAACAACGGATATTGAAGTTAATGGAGTTGCAGAAAATTGA
- a CDS encoding 6-phospho-beta-glucosidase yields the protein MSKKIKVVTIGGGSSYTPELVEGFIKRYDEFPISELWLVDIEEGRHKLEIVGEMAKRMVEAAGIDCKVYLTLDRREALKDADFVTTQLRVGLLDARIQDERIPLSHGLIGQETNGAGGIFKALRTIPVILDIVEEMKELCPDAWLINFTNPSGMVTEAVLRYGNWNKVVGLCNIPINAVYEEAAILDELPSDLFFQFAGINHLHWHTVVDKNGIDRTDELINKMYGSGETNSIVANIKDNRLIFEQVENLHMVPCPYHNYYYYTDKMLAEELEDFKNNGTRAEKVKKIEAELYELYKDPNLNYKPKQLEERGGARYSDAACETITSIYNDKRTTMTVSTRNNGTIKDLPDDCAVEVTCTLTGKGPVPYNFGSFKPQERGLLQLMKAMEELTIEAAVTGDRGTLLQAFMMNPLITSGDVAKQVMEELLEAHEKHLPNFFQ from the coding sequence ATGTCAAAAAAAATTAAAGTTGTAACGATTGGCGGAGGATCCAGCTATACACCAGAATTGGTTGAGGGATTTATTAAAAGATATGATGAATTTCCAATCAGTGAATTGTGGCTGGTGGATATCGAAGAAGGCAGGCATAAGTTAGAGATTGTGGGAGAGATGGCTAAGCGGATGGTAGAAGCAGCAGGAATTGACTGCAAGGTTTACCTAACGCTGGACCGGCGGGAAGCTTTAAAAGATGCGGATTTCGTTACCACACAGCTGCGGGTTGGATTATTAGATGCTCGAATTCAGGATGAGCGTATCCCTTTAAGCCATGGGTTAATCGGTCAGGAAACCAATGGCGCCGGGGGCATCTTTAAGGCATTACGAACCATTCCTGTAATATTAGATATTGTTGAAGAAATGAAAGAGCTATGCCCTGATGCTTGGTTAATTAACTTTACCAATCCTTCCGGTATGGTTACGGAAGCCGTTTTAAGATATGGCAATTGGAACAAGGTCGTTGGTTTATGCAATATTCCAATCAATGCGGTCTATGAAGAAGCTGCAATACTTGATGAATTGCCATCAGATTTATTCTTCCAGTTTGCAGGCATTAATCATCTGCACTGGCACACAGTGGTTGATAAAAATGGAATTGACAGAACGGATGAACTTATAAATAAGATGTATGGAAGTGGAGAAACAAATTCAATTGTTGCAAATATTAAGGATAATCGTTTAATTTTTGAACAAGTTGAAAATCTTCATATGGTTCCATGCCCGTATCATAATTACTATTACTATACGGATAAAATGTTAGCCGAGGAATTAGAAGACTTTAAAAACAATGGAACCCGTGCAGAAAAAGTCAAAAAAATTGAAGCCGAATTATATGAATTATATAAGGACCCCAATTTAAATTATAAACCGAAACAGTTAGAAGAACGGGGCGGAGCCAGATATAGTGATGCTGCTTGCGAAACGATTACCTCAATCTACAATGATAAAAGAACAACCATGACCGTTAGTACCCGGAATAACGGTACGATCAAAGACCTGCCTGATGATTGCGCGGTTGAAGTTACTTGTACTTTAACAGGAAAAGGCCCGGTTCCTTATAATTTCGGAAGCTTTAAACCTCAGGAAAGAGGATTGCTGCAATTGATGAAAGCTATGGAGGAATTAACCATTGAAGCTGCTGTTACAGGGGATAGAGGCACCCTATTACAGGCCTTTATGATGAATCCTCTGATTACCAGCGGGGACGTAGCAAAACAGGTAATGGAGGAATTACTGGAAGCCCATGAAAAACATCTTCCTAATTTCTTTCAGTAG